The proteins below are encoded in one region of Parvicella tangerina:
- the ychF gene encoding redox-regulated ATPase YchF gives MALKCGIVGLPNVGKSTLFNCLSNAKAQSANFPFCTIEPNVGTITVPDPRLNKLEELVNPERVVPTTIEIVDIAGLVKGASKGEGLGNQFLGNIRECDAIIHVLRCFDNGNIVHVDGSVDPIRDKEVIDTELQLKDLETIEKSIGGISRKAKSGDKEGMKLLEIYEALKAHLESGKNARMLEMGEEKWELVKDLHLLTSKPVLYVCNVDEASVKTGNAYVDKVKEEVKGENAEVLVLGAAIEADITELDSYEERQMFLDDLGLDEPGVSKLIRSAYKLLNLQTYFTAGVKEVRAWTIEKGMTAPQAAGVIHSDFEKGFIRAEVMKYDDFVSLGSESACKDAGKLHIEGKTYVPADGDIMHFRFNV, from the coding sequence ATGGCATTAAAATGTGGAATTGTAGGTTTACCGAATGTTGGAAAATCAACATTGTTTAACTGCTTGAGTAATGCAAAGGCACAAAGTGCAAACTTTCCTTTCTGTACCATTGAGCCGAATGTTGGAACAATCACGGTACCAGACCCAAGATTAAATAAATTGGAAGAATTGGTAAATCCTGAAAGAGTGGTTCCAACCACTATTGAGATTGTAGATATCGCAGGATTGGTGAAAGGAGCCTCTAAAGGTGAAGGGCTGGGTAATCAGTTTCTTGGGAATATCAGAGAATGTGATGCCATCATTCACGTGTTAAGGTGTTTTGATAACGGAAACATTGTTCATGTCGATGGCAGTGTTGATCCAATCCGAGATAAGGAAGTGATAGACACAGAACTTCAATTGAAAGATCTGGAGACCATCGAGAAATCGATTGGAGGAATTAGTAGAAAAGCAAAGTCTGGTGACAAAGAAGGAATGAAATTACTGGAAATCTATGAAGCATTAAAGGCACATTTAGAAAGTGGTAAGAACGCTAGAATGCTGGAGATGGGTGAAGAAAAGTGGGAGTTGGTAAAAGATCTTCATTTACTGACATCTAAACCGGTTCTTTATGTGTGTAATGTGGATGAAGCTTCTGTGAAAACAGGGAATGCCTATGTGGATAAAGTGAAAGAAGAAGTTAAAGGAGAAAATGCGGAAGTCTTGGTGCTTGGTGCTGCGATTGAAGCGGATATCACAGAATTGGACTCCTATGAAGAGCGTCAGATGTTCCTAGATGATTTGGGTCTGGACGAACCTGGGGTTTCTAAATTGATTCGATCTGCCTATAAGTTATTGAACCTACAAACCTATTTCACGGCTGGTGTGAAGGAAGTGAGGGCATGGACCATTGAAAAAGGGATGACTGCTCCACAAGCTGCTGGTGTTATTCACTCAGACTTTGAGAAAGGATTTATTCGAGCGGAGGTAATGAAGTATGATGACTTCGTATCATTGGGGTCTGAGTCTGCTTGTAAGGATGCTGGTAAACTGCATATTGAAGGAAAAACATACGTTCCTGCTGATGGAGATATCATGCACTTTAGATTTAACGTGTAG
- the hemW gene encoding radical SAM family heme chaperone HemW gives MAGLYFHIPFCKQACIYCDFHFSTSLKQADEMVDTIIMELLLRKDQVEEPIETIYFGGGTPSLLSHHQFQKILNTVRFNFLLSDLLELTVEVNPDDLSTEKLEELKTLGVNRLSIGVQSFFEEHLKWMGRAHTAHEAEECILLAQEVGFDNITIDLIYGIPIMSDEEWAQNVQKAIALGVPHISAYNLTVEEKTVLSYMVKKGMTQDVDDEQGERNFQYLKDQLLANDFIQYEISNFGKEGFFSKHNSSYWLGKKYLGIGPSAHSFDGKVRRWNVSNNSVYIRGLKSGAPSFEEEVLSPKDRVNEHLMIGLRNKWGCSWEYLNETGLDLTQLKTEVVSKINTGYLEKTAGGFKTTDQGLLFADAIAADLFLE, from the coding sequence ATGGCTGGCTTATATTTTCACATACCATTTTGCAAGCAAGCCTGTATTTATTGCGATTTTCATTTTTCAACTTCGCTGAAGCAAGCTGATGAGATGGTGGATACCATTATCATGGAGCTTTTGTTGCGTAAGGATCAAGTAGAAGAACCAATTGAAACGATCTATTTCGGTGGAGGAACACCAAGTTTATTAAGCCATCACCAGTTTCAAAAAATATTAAATACCGTTCGGTTTAATTTTCTGTTGAGCGATCTCCTAGAGCTGACTGTGGAAGTGAATCCAGATGACCTCTCCACAGAAAAGTTGGAGGAATTGAAGACACTTGGTGTTAATCGACTGAGTATCGGAGTGCAAAGTTTTTTCGAAGAACACTTAAAATGGATGGGGCGTGCTCACACTGCTCATGAAGCTGAAGAATGCATTCTTTTGGCACAAGAAGTAGGTTTTGACAATATCACGATAGATCTGATCTACGGAATTCCGATTATGTCGGATGAGGAATGGGCGCAAAATGTGCAAAAAGCAATAGCCTTGGGTGTGCCTCATATTTCAGCCTACAATCTTACTGTAGAAGAGAAAACAGTGTTGAGTTATATGGTAAAAAAAGGTATGACTCAAGATGTTGATGATGAACAAGGAGAGCGAAACTTCCAATACCTGAAAGATCAATTACTGGCCAATGATTTTATACAATATGAGATCTCTAACTTTGGAAAGGAAGGTTTCTTTTCTAAGCACAATAGTTCTTATTGGTTAGGTAAAAAGTACTTGGGAATTGGACCATCGGCTCACTCATTTGACGGTAAGGTCAGAAGGTGGAATGTTTCCAACAATTCGGTTTATATCAGAGGTCTGAAAAGTGGAGCGCCTTCATTTGAAGAAGAAGTGTTGTCCCCAAAAGACCGTGTGAATGAACACCTCATGATAGGATTAAGGAATAAGTGGGGTTGCAGTTGGGAATATTTGAATGAGACTGGCTTAGATCTTACTCAATTGAAAACAGAAGTTGTTTCAAAGATCAATACGGGTTATCTCGAAAAAACAGCTGGCGGTTTTAAAACGACCGACCAGGGATTGCTTTTTGCGGATGCTATTGCAGCAGATTTATTCTTGGAGTAG
- a CDS encoding peptide chain release factor-like protein, with amino-acid sequence MTDERFNSVLHEVIFSTARSGGPGGQHVNKTETKVILKWNFEGTELFNEEEKELMQKNLSTQLDTNGQLSLSSTLTRSQLSNKEDVIRKFRDLLEKALIKPKKRKETKVPKSVIAKRKKDKKVQSERKSTRKKIDPRNLMIALLVALSINAFGQELQAPRLYSEVIWAAKIDSLRKAVGEHKTFIPEYELASLVALMHYPELKDTKIEFKTKSLSSTMAARPKGLNVFRRKGKRLYVVIINNTEDVKVPVDSVSFNAKVGVIGHELAHILDYESKCSLRVMGNGIGYSSKKFRARFERATDQRTIDHGLGWQCYDWSHYVYHYKHTPKEYLEYKKKTYMSYEEIQEQLNN; translated from the coding sequence ATGACGGATGAGCGTTTCAATAGTGTTTTACATGAAGTTATCTTTTCCACTGCAAGAAGCGGTGGGCCTGGAGGACAACATGTCAATAAAACGGAAACAAAGGTCATTCTCAAATGGAACTTTGAAGGTACAGAGCTCTTTAATGAAGAGGAAAAGGAGTTAATGCAAAAGAATTTGTCTACGCAGCTAGATACAAATGGTCAGTTATCCCTAAGCTCCACTCTTACCAGAAGTCAGTTGAGTAATAAGGAAGACGTGATCCGTAAGTTTAGAGACCTACTAGAGAAGGCACTCATAAAACCAAAGAAGAGAAAAGAGACCAAAGTTCCCAAATCGGTGATTGCAAAAAGAAAAAAGGACAAAAAAGTTCAATCTGAACGAAAGAGCACCCGAAAAAAGATCGATCCACGAAATTTGATGATCGCACTGCTTGTTGCTCTTTCTATAAATGCTTTTGGGCAAGAACTGCAAGCGCCAAGGTTGTACAGTGAAGTGATCTGGGCAGCAAAGATAGATAGTCTCAGAAAAGCTGTGGGAGAGCATAAAACCTTTATCCCTGAATATGAACTTGCCAGCTTGGTTGCTTTGATGCATTACCCTGAATTGAAGGATACGAAAATTGAATTTAAAACCAAGTCGCTCAGCAGTACTATGGCTGCAAGACCAAAGGGATTAAATGTGTTTCGAAGAAAAGGGAAACGTCTCTATGTGGTGATCATTAATAATACCGAAGATGTAAAAGTACCCGTTGATAGTGTCTCATTCAACGCAAAAGTAGGCGTGATTGGTCATGAATTAGCACATATTCTGGATTATGAAAGCAAGTGCTCACTTCGTGTAATGGGTAATGGAATAGGTTACTCCAGCAAAAAATTCAGAGCAAGATTTGAACGAGCAACGGATCAGCGTACGATTGATCATGGTCTGGGTTGGCAGTGTTACGACTGGAGTCACTATGTCTATCACTACAAGCACACGCCTAAGGAGTACTTGGAGTACAAAAAGAAAACCTACATGAGCTATGAGGAGATTCAGGAGCAACTAAACAACTAA
- a CDS encoding ABC transporter ATP-binding protein gives MKKDTFSEDSVWSHSCEIDSQHAYFLQSGSGKGKSTFAAYVMGLRTDYSGKITIDGKDQKKVTLDEWSSIRTKKLAFLAQDMRLFPNLTAGENLLIKNKLTDFKSEGEIKAMLGQLELDHKWEQRAGTLSLGQQQRVALIRSLLQPFELLLMDEPFSHIDKANIIRALKIILEECDKQQAGYILTTLGYDYGITGNKVIQL, from the coding sequence ATGAAGAAAGACACTTTCTCTGAAGATAGTGTCTGGAGCCATTCCTGTGAAATAGATAGTCAGCACGCTTACTTTTTACAATCGGGAAGTGGAAAAGGGAAATCCACTTTTGCAGCTTATGTTATGGGTCTTCGGACAGACTACTCTGGAAAGATCACTATAGATGGAAAAGATCAAAAAAAGGTTACACTAGATGAATGGTCTTCCATCCGAACGAAAAAACTGGCTTTTCTTGCTCAGGATATGCGTCTGTTTCCTAACCTCACAGCAGGAGAGAACTTATTGATCAAGAATAAACTGACCGACTTCAAATCTGAAGGAGAAATCAAAGCTATGCTTGGTCAACTGGAGCTTGATCATAAATGGGAACAACGGGCCGGAACATTATCGCTAGGTCAGCAACAGCGAGTAGCGTTGATCAGATCTTTACTTCAACCTTTCGAGTTACTTTTAATGGATGAACCTTTTAGCCATATTGATAAAGCCAACATTATAAGAGCACTTAAGATCATTCTGGAAGAATGTGACAAACAACAAGCAGGTTACATTCTTACCACGTTGGGGTATGATTATGGTATAACCGGAAACAAAGTCATTCAGTTATGA
- a CDS encoding head GIN domain-containing protein produces MKKIALVALVGMTLTSCHDLIDGTAGAVTTEMRTEPAFHSINMEGNVDVFVSYDTINSIKIEAGENLIDYIETSVIGDELFVYEAPNNIVNTKPIRVYVTMDSLESVHMEGSGDLDVNDMSSDHLNVLSIGSGDANFEIDANNINYENTGSGDARFTGTVNSLNVFLEGSGDFKGKYMYAFDANVEIEGSGDALVRASNSLVATISGSGDITYYGNPTTVTTSVTGSGDVYGN; encoded by the coding sequence ATGAAAAAGATAGCATTAGTAGCTTTAGTTGGGATGACCTTAACAAGTTGCCATGATCTTATTGATGGAACAGCAGGGGCAGTAACTACAGAAATGAGAACTGAGCCAGCATTCCACTCAATTAACATGGAGGGCAATGTGGATGTGTTTGTCTCTTACGATACCATTAATTCCATCAAAATAGAGGCAGGAGAGAATTTGATAGATTACATCGAAACTTCAGTCATCGGAGATGAATTATTTGTCTATGAAGCTCCAAATAATATTGTGAATACGAAACCAATCCGGGTATATGTAACGATGGATTCGTTAGAAAGTGTGCACATGGAAGGAAGTGGAGATCTGGATGTCAATGATATGAGTAGCGATCATTTGAATGTACTTTCCATTGGTAGTGGAGATGCTAATTTTGAAATTGACGCAAATAACATCAACTACGAAAATACAGGAAGTGGGGATGCACGTTTCACTGGGACAGTAAACTCGCTAAATGTTTTTCTGGAAGGTTCAGGAGATTTTAAAGGGAAGTATATGTATGCTTTTGACGCTAATGTGGAGATCGAGGGCAGTGGAGATGCTTTGGTGCGTGCAAGCAATTCCTTAGTCGCAACCATTTCTGGCTCTGGAGATATTACTTACTATGGAAACCCAACAACCGTAACTACTTCCGTAACTGGTAGTGGGGATGTGTACGGAAATTAA
- a CDS encoding RNA polymerase sigma factor translates to MESKLSISQNVVDRCRKGDGSAYNEVYQMCSKGVFNSILRIVRQREEAEDLLQETFMSAFQNIKSYRGEASLFGWIKRIGVNKALNAIKKRKIQFEYEETDAIEEESEEAEWEQLKLNARDILENLSELPEGFRVVLTLYLFEGYTHKAIAEELGISENTSKTQYLRGKKKLKEHLLHSYEGTR, encoded by the coding sequence TTGGAGAGTAAACTGAGCATATCCCAAAATGTTGTTGATCGCTGCCGAAAAGGAGATGGATCTGCCTACAATGAAGTGTATCAAATGTGCTCAAAAGGGGTGTTCAATTCGATCTTGAGGATTGTTAGGCAACGAGAAGAGGCAGAGGATCTTTTGCAGGAGACGTTCATGAGTGCATTCCAAAACATTAAGAGCTACCGGGGAGAAGCTTCATTATTTGGATGGATCAAGAGAATTGGGGTAAACAAGGCGCTGAATGCGATCAAAAAGAGAAAGATCCAGTTTGAGTATGAAGAAACGGATGCGATAGAGGAGGAGAGTGAAGAAGCAGAATGGGAACAACTGAAATTAAACGCCAGAGATATTTTGGAAAACTTAAGTGAGTTGCCAGAAGGGTTTAGAGTAGTGCTGACGTTGTATTTATTTGAGGGGTACACACACAAAGCTATTGCTGAAGAATTAGGTATCTCTGAAAACACTTCGAAAACGCAATACTTAAGAGGTAAGAAGAAATTGAAAGAACATTTATTACACAGTTATGAGGGAACAAGATAA
- a CDS encoding DUF4097 domain-containing protein — translation MKTILFTISLLVVSSALFAGTFDDSKVIRKSMPATDDFELEIKNKHGRIDVTTWDKDSVVLEITISATSNKLDRLESIMEQVTVNFSEHDDYLAASTQWGGGANELRLDFIKLFDDQTVRVDYRIWMPVETELELENKFGDISMEDCKGKLKVDLSHGDFKARKLKDAKSINVQYGDINIKELEDGNITSKFGDVTIDKAKELDLDIISGDAELEKVDELTLKATSADVEIEEVNTLNFSSTLGDIEVEKLNKTVTGYLKFGGFEIEEVDPGFMGITLNGTNTDISIDFNPQIAFVYNVQLEKGKAFSIPSEGNTLDKDNSFDDVHQYEGTFATIPVGGLPASVTISAKSSYVKFGLE, via the coding sequence ATGAAAACTATACTATTTACTATTAGTTTACTCGTAGTCAGCAGCGCTTTGTTTGCTGGCACGTTTGATGACAGTAAGGTCATTAGAAAAAGCATGCCGGCTACGGATGATTTTGAATTGGAGATTAAGAACAAGCATGGTAGAATAGATGTGACTACCTGGGACAAAGATAGCGTAGTGCTGGAAATAACGATTTCTGCTACAAGTAATAAATTAGATCGGTTAGAGTCGATCATGGAGCAGGTTACGGTCAACTTCTCAGAGCATGATGACTATCTTGCTGCAAGTACCCAGTGGGGAGGGGGAGCCAATGAGTTACGACTAGACTTCATTAAGCTCTTTGATGATCAAACCGTTCGAGTAGATTACAGGATTTGGATGCCTGTTGAAACCGAACTCGAGTTAGAAAACAAATTTGGAGACATTTCTATGGAAGATTGTAAGGGAAAATTGAAGGTTGACCTTTCTCATGGAGACTTTAAGGCAAGAAAACTAAAAGATGCCAAATCGATTAACGTGCAGTATGGAGATATTAATATCAAAGAGTTGGAAGATGGGAACATCACTTCAAAATTTGGAGATGTGACCATTGATAAAGCAAAGGAATTAGACCTAGACATCATCTCTGGCGATGCTGAACTTGAAAAGGTAGATGAACTAACCTTAAAGGCCACAAGTGCCGATGTAGAAATAGAGGAAGTGAATACCTTGAACTTTAGCAGTACCCTGGGCGATATAGAAGTTGAAAAATTAAACAAAACAGTTACTGGTTACTTAAAGTTTGGTGGGTTTGAAATAGAGGAGGTTGATCCCGGGTTTATGGGCATCACCCTGAATGGGACCAATACGGATATTAGTATAGACTTTAATCCACAAATCGCATTCGTTTACAACGTGCAGCTAGAAAAGGGGAAGGCGTTTAGCATACCAAGTGAAGGCAATACACTGGATAAAGACAATTCCTTTGACGATGTACATCAATATGAAGGCACATTCGCTACCATCCCAGTGGGAGGGCTACCAGCTTCGGTGACGATATCGGCAAAATCAAGCTATGTGAAGTTTGGGTTGGAGTGA
- a CDS encoding serine hydrolase domain-containing protein: MGRYVIYNFANISDYKKFPSREIKSATVPFEFYRDIEPEALENEHTQDRFKTIKGLETLLENNKSVAFMVLHKDTIKYEWYADNWSNEDIVTSFSMSKSMISALIGIALDEGHIKSLDDPITDYIKLFKNEGFDQITIQHLLDMRTGIDYVESYYNPFGNVAIGYYGRNLDRHISKLKIKGPPGEEFEYISIATQLLGVIIEEATGQPVSAYLQDKIWSKIGTQFNATWSVDRKKGREKSFCCINAHTEDFAKFALLYLNKGNWQGEQIIPEEWVEKSVEIQPDTEDNFYQNQWWLFRPSDPKKPNLVTYAAQGHLGQIMAIDPVNEVIIIRFGKQWGQANWVNIFRDISKSF; the protein is encoded by the coding sequence GTGGGGCGGTACGTCATTTACAATTTTGCAAACATTTCTGATTATAAGAAATTTCCTTCCAGAGAAATCAAATCAGCAACAGTGCCTTTTGAATTCTATCGAGACATTGAACCTGAAGCTCTAGAAAACGAACATACTCAGGACCGTTTTAAGACGATCAAAGGGTTAGAGACACTTCTGGAAAACAATAAATCCGTGGCGTTCATGGTTTTGCACAAAGACACGATCAAGTATGAGTGGTATGCTGATAACTGGAGCAATGAAGATATTGTCACCTCCTTTTCCATGTCTAAATCGATGATTTCTGCTTTGATTGGTATTGCGTTAGATGAAGGACACATAAAAAGCCTGGATGATCCGATCACAGATTATATCAAATTGTTTAAGAACGAAGGTTTTGATCAGATCACGATTCAGCACTTGTTAGACATGCGAACAGGGATTGATTATGTAGAAAGTTACTACAACCCCTTTGGAAACGTTGCTATTGGATATTATGGCAGAAATTTAGATCGTCATATTTCTAAACTAAAGATCAAAGGGCCTCCGGGAGAAGAGTTTGAATACATCAGCATTGCTACCCAATTACTTGGGGTGATCATCGAAGAAGCTACGGGGCAACCAGTGAGTGCTTACCTTCAAGATAAGATTTGGAGTAAAATTGGAACCCAATTTAACGCTACCTGGTCTGTGGATCGAAAGAAGGGAAGAGAAAAGTCATTCTGCTGCATTAACGCTCACACAGAAGATTTTGCCAAGTTTGCATTATTATACCTGAATAAAGGAAATTGGCAAGGGGAACAAATCATCCCTGAAGAATGGGTCGAAAAATCGGTTGAAATCCAACCAGACACGGAAGATAACTTCTATCAAAATCAATGGTGGCTATTTCGTCCTTCAGACCCTAAAAAGCCAAATCTTGTTACTTATGCTGCTCAAGGACATTTAGGTCAGATCATGGCAATTGATCCTGTGAATGAAGTTATCATAATCCGATTTGGCAAACAATGGGGACAAGCCAACTGGGTGAACATTTTCAGAGATATTAGCAAGAGTTTCTGA
- a CDS encoding glycosyltransferase family 2 protein: MQKLSIIIPVFNEQATIYDVLVKVNDVELVQGIQKEIIVVNDKSSDESAKEVERYLNEFPSNNVQFINHEVNKGKGGALHTGIKNATGEYTIIQDADLELDPNEYNIIIAPVLDQSADVVYGSRFLNQKMQGSKMGKAANAFLTNLSNVVFGTNITDMETCYKLVPTPIFQSLNLVEQRFGFEPEITAKLAKLKHLKWQEVPITYIPRTNEEGKKIGWKDGFRAIYCILKYGWFTSKKSSVNRGLGEYQTTK, translated from the coding sequence GTGCAAAAATTATCTATCATTATACCAGTATTCAACGAGCAAGCTACGATATACGATGTGCTGGTCAAGGTTAATGATGTGGAGTTAGTTCAGGGAATTCAAAAGGAGATCATTGTGGTTAACGATAAATCTTCTGATGAAAGTGCTAAAGAAGTGGAACGCTACCTCAATGAATTTCCTAGTAATAATGTTCAGTTTATCAATCACGAAGTAAACAAGGGTAAAGGAGGTGCGCTGCACACGGGAATAAAAAACGCAACGGGCGAATACACTATTATTCAAGATGCTGATCTTGAGTTAGACCCCAACGAATATAATATCATCATCGCTCCTGTGTTAGATCAATCTGCCGATGTTGTTTACGGCTCCCGTTTTCTGAACCAAAAAATGCAAGGTTCTAAGATGGGCAAAGCGGCCAATGCATTCCTGACTAATTTAAGCAATGTTGTTTTCGGCACGAATATCACCGACATGGAAACTTGTTATAAATTGGTTCCAACGCCTATATTTCAATCGCTAAATTTGGTTGAGCAACGTTTTGGTTTCGAACCAGAAATCACTGCTAAGCTGGCAAAATTGAAACACCTCAAGTGGCAAGAAGTTCCCATCACGTATATCCCCAGAACGAATGAAGAAGGGAAAAAGATCGGTTGGAAAGATGGGTTCAGAGCTATTTATTGTATTCTTAAGTACGGTTGGTTCACGAGTAAAAAAAGTTCTGTAAATAGAGGTTTAGGAGAATATCAAACCACTAAATAA
- a CDS encoding CDP-alcohol phosphatidyltransferase family protein yields MTKVNWGYLIPRILLHSRWIIAIPIASLSFYRSECTDLMVFILLLYGLISDIFDGILARKFNTSTPSFRKADSIVDLVFFGSVIFYLWYSNPQPFLVNIGLVIVILSTELTKYLVSLIRFGKMPSAHATLAKFWGLWLVIEFSLLLFRVEGMHFTIALIYGAIVHLDSLLIYLFLKQWDHDIPSCWHALQLRKGKEIKRFKIFNG; encoded by the coding sequence ATGACAAAAGTAAATTGGGGCTATCTTATTCCCCGTATCCTATTACACAGCAGATGGATAATCGCGATCCCGATAGCTAGTTTGAGTTTTTACCGGTCGGAATGTACTGATCTAATGGTTTTTATTCTCCTTTTATATGGGCTTATCTCAGATATTTTTGACGGCATTTTAGCCCGAAAATTTAATACCTCTACCCCGTCATTTCGAAAAGCAGACTCTATCGTAGATCTTGTATTCTTTGGAAGTGTAATCTTCTATTTGTGGTATTCAAACCCCCAGCCATTCCTTGTTAATATTGGCCTAGTCATCGTTATTTTAAGTACTGAACTCACGAAATACCTTGTCTCATTGATACGCTTTGGCAAAATGCCTTCAGCTCACGCTACGCTGGCTAAATTTTGGGGGTTGTGGTTGGTCATTGAGTTTTCTTTACTCCTCTTTCGTGTAGAAGGCATGCACTTTACTATAGCGCTGATATACGGAGCAATCGTTCATCTGGATAGTTTACTCATCTATTTATTCCTTAAGCAATGGGATCATGATATTCCGTCCTGCTGGCATGCCCTTCAACTAAGAAAAGGGAAGGAGATCAAGCGTTTTAAAATATTTAATGGCTAA